From Thalassococcus sp. S3, one genomic window encodes:
- a CDS encoding CarD family transcriptional regulator translates to MTKSKKLEFRPNEYVVYPAHGVGQIVSIEEQEVAGIKLELFVISFEKDKMTLRVPTAKATEIGMRSLSSPDVISKAMTTLKGKAKVKRAMWSRRAQEYEQKINSGDLISIAEVVRDLHRTDDQREQSYSERQLYEAALERLTREVAAVSGGDEISAAKQVDDVLMSRAA, encoded by the coding sequence ATGACCAAGTCCAAGAAACTCGAATTTCGCCCGAACGAATACGTGGTCTATCCGGCGCATGGCGTGGGTCAGATCGTGTCGATCGAGGAGCAGGAAGTGGCCGGCATCAAGCTGGAACTGTTCGTGATTTCTTTTGAAAAGGACAAGATGACCCTGCGGGTGCCGACCGCCAAGGCAACGGAGATCGGGATGCGTTCGCTGAGCTCGCCCGATGTGATCTCGAAAGCGATGACGACCTTGAAAGGCAAGGCCAAGGTCAAGCGGGCCATGTGGTCGCGCCGCGCGCAGGAATACGAGCAGAAGATCAATTCCGGCGACCTGATCTCGATCGCGGAGGTCGTGCGCGACCTGCACCGCACCGACGATCAGCGCGAGCAGAGCTATTCGGAACGTCAGCTTTACGAAGCCGCACTTGAGCGTCTGACCCGCGAGGTCGCGGCGGTGAGCGGTGGAGACGAGATTTCGGCCGCCAAGCAGGTGGATGACGTGCTGATGTCGCGCGCCGCCTGA
- the fdxA gene encoding ferredoxin FdxA: MTYIVTDNCIACKYTDCVEVCPVDCFYEGENMLVIHPDECIDCGVCEPECPADAIRPDTEPDMDKWVEFNRKYSEMWPVIITKKDPLPEADERDGETGKLEKYFSEGAGEGG, from the coding sequence ATGACATATATCGTCACCGACAATTGCATCGCGTGTAAATACACGGACTGCGTGGAGGTCTGTCCGGTGGACTGCTTCTATGAGGGCGAGAACATGTTGGTGATCCACCCCGATGAATGCATCGATTGCGGTGTTTGCGAACCCGAATGTCCTGCCGATGCAATCCGCCCGGACACTGAGCCTGACATGGACAAGTGGGTGGAGTTCAATCGGAAGTACTCCGAGATGTGGCCCGTCATCATCACCAAGAAAGACCCGCTGCCCGAGGCCGATGAACGCGATGGCGAGACCGGGAAGCTGGAGAAATACTTCTCCGAAGGCGCGGGCGAGGGTGGCTGA
- a CDS encoding RNA-binding S4 domain-containing protein, which yields MTEAPVKLRLDKWLWHARFFKTRSLAARQVAGGHVRVNGDKTDKPARSVCVGDVLTFAQARQVRVVRIEALGVRRGPAPEAQTLYTEIGPDPERPAEQTSKAPGFDGTGRPTKRDRRAYDLSRRRSLE from the coding sequence ATGACGGAGGCGCCGGTCAAGCTGCGGCTCGACAAGTGGCTCTGGCATGCCCGCTTTTTCAAAACCCGTTCTCTGGCCGCCAGGCAGGTGGCCGGAGGACATGTCAGGGTCAACGGTGACAAGACCGACAAGCCCGCCCGATCGGTGTGTGTCGGGGATGTTCTGACCTTCGCGCAGGCGCGTCAGGTGCGCGTTGTCCGTATCGAGGCGCTGGGCGTGCGGCGCGGTCCAGCCCCCGAGGCACAGACGCTCTATACGGAGATTGGTCCGGATCCGGAGCGGCCTGCGGAACAGACGTCCAAAGCGCCGGGCTTTGACGGAACGGGACGCCCGACGAAACGGGACCGGCGCGCATATGATCTTTCTCGACGCAGGTCTCTTGAATGA
- a CDS encoding helicase-related protein, with protein sequence MASSSRIAAVLGPTNTGKTTYAIERMLGHRTGVIGLPLRLLAREVYDRIVAVRGPSVVALVTGEERIVPPRTQYWVCTVEAMPEGMGCDFLAVDEIQLCADPERGHVFTDRLLRARGLHETLFLGSDTMRGPISALVPEAQFVRRERMSQLVYAGAKKVSRMPPRSAIVGFSVDNVYAIAELIRRQKGGAAVVMGALSPRTRNAQVALYQNGEVDYLVATDAIGMGLNLDIDHVAFSALTKFDGRRMRPLAPNELAQIAGRAGRGMSDGTFGVTGEAPPLEDGVAQAIMDHRFTPLKKLNWRNAALTFGSVDALIRSLEESPKLDNLVKAREADDLMALKSLAQVAEVAARASDGPSVRLLWDVCRIPDFRGISHAEHASLLEAIFGYLHESGAVPNDWFARQIKRIDRTDGDIDALSKRLAYIRTWTYVAQRKGWVQDESHWRGETRAVEDRVSDALHERLTQRFVDRRTSVLLRRLKQKEALLAEVNDKGEVTVEGEFVGRLEGFRFIQDKGSAGADEKALKAASLQALAPQFHLRADRFYNAPDTEIDFTEQGGLMWGEHAVGKLTKGPEPLKPQVEVFVDEAAGADVAQKVQRRLQHFIDRKVAALFEPLLGMQKDETLTGLARGFAFRMVENLGVLTRATVAQEVKELDQEARGALRKHGIRFGQFTIFMPALLKPAPTRLRLVLWSLDRGLAEFPEAPPPGLVTIPIEPGAPDGADTMAGYRAAGERAIRIDMLERLADMLRAEDSRGGFEAKPDMLSITGMTLEQFADLMGGLGYRAERGERPKVKPVDAVIPEAPNAAESAADKPVMDQAETAPEGLAVEPAETPPPADVPPAAEALPDTGEAQLATEPADAQEVPAEIAEAPAEEVPTGTAPDAKLAEPEIEVFFTFTWGRNRQQQNRPKGQRGRGKPQDKAEGGGRRDRSSGGKPPRGKKPGGRGAQQGGAKTYAARPPKQDKKIDPDNPFAAALMGLKDKT encoded by the coding sequence GTGGCATCGTCATCCCGGATCGCGGCCGTTCTCGGCCCGACCAATACAGGCAAAACCACATATGCGATCGAACGGATGCTCGGTCACCGTACGGGGGTGATCGGCCTGCCGCTGCGGCTGCTCGCGCGCGAGGTCTATGACCGGATTGTGGCCGTGCGCGGCCCGTCGGTCGTGGCGCTGGTGACGGGAGAGGAGCGGATCGTGCCGCCCCGAACGCAATACTGGGTCTGCACGGTCGAGGCGATGCCCGAGGGGATGGGCTGCGATTTTCTGGCTGTCGACGAGATCCAGCTTTGCGCGGACCCGGAGAGGGGCCATGTCTTTACCGACCGTCTTTTGCGCGCGCGCGGCCTGCACGAGACGCTGTTTTTGGGCTCGGACACGATGCGCGGGCCGATCAGCGCACTGGTGCCGGAGGCGCAATTCGTCCGGCGCGAGCGGATGTCGCAACTTGTCTATGCGGGTGCCAAGAAGGTCAGCCGCATGCCGCCGCGCAGCGCTATCGTCGGTTTTTCGGTCGATAACGTCTATGCCATTGCCGAACTGATCCGCCGCCAGAAGGGCGGGGCCGCAGTCGTGATGGGCGCGCTCAGCCCGCGCACGCGCAACGCTCAAGTCGCGCTCTACCAGAACGGAGAGGTGGATTACCTGGTGGCCACGGATGCCATCGGGATGGGTCTGAACCTCGATATCGACCATGTGGCCTTTTCGGCGCTGACCAAGTTCGACGGGCGCCGCATGCGGCCTCTGGCGCCCAATGAGCTTGCCCAGATCGCAGGTCGTGCGGGGCGCGGCATGTCGGACGGCACGTTCGGGGTGACGGGCGAGGCGCCTCCGCTCGAAGACGGTGTGGCGCAGGCGATCATGGATCATCGGTTCACGCCGCTCAAAAAGCTCAACTGGCGCAATGCCGCGCTGACCTTCGGGTCGGTCGACGCGCTGATCCGGTCTCTGGAGGAGAGCCCCAAGCTCGACAATCTGGTCAAGGCGCGTGAGGCGGATGACCTGATGGCGCTGAAATCGCTGGCGCAGGTGGCGGAGGTCGCGGCGCGCGCCTCGGACGGGCCATCGGTCAGGCTGCTGTGGGATGTCTGCCGCATCCCGGACTTCCGGGGGATCAGTCATGCCGAGCATGCCAGCCTGCTGGAGGCGATCTTTGGCTATCTGCACGAGAGTGGTGCGGTGCCGAATGACTGGTTCGCCCGGCAGATCAAGCGCATCGACCGGACCGACGGAGATATCGACGCGCTGAGTAAAAGGCTGGCGTATATCCGCACATGGACGTATGTCGCGCAGCGCAAAGGCTGGGTGCAGGATGAAAGCCATTGGCGCGGCGAAACCCGCGCTGTAGAAGACAGGGTGTCGGATGCGCTGCACGAACGTCTGACCCAAAGATTTGTGGACCGGCGCACATCCGTGCTTTTGCGCCGGCTCAAACAGAAGGAGGCCCTGTTGGCCGAAGTGAACGACAAGGGTGAGGTCACCGTCGAAGGAGAATTCGTCGGACGGCTTGAGGGGTTCCGGTTTATCCAGGACAAGGGAAGCGCTGGCGCGGACGAGAAGGCGCTGAAAGCCGCGTCGCTCCAGGCGCTGGCGCCGCAATTTCATTTGCGCGCGGACCGCTTTTACAACGCACCGGATACAGAGATCGACTTTACCGAACAAGGTGGGCTGATGTGGGGCGAACACGCGGTGGGCAAGCTCACCAAAGGCCCCGAACCGCTCAAACCGCAGGTCGAGGTCTTTGTGGACGAGGCCGCTGGCGCGGATGTCGCGCAAAAGGTGCAGCGGAGGCTTCAGCATTTCATCGACCGCAAGGTGGCCGCGCTTTTCGAGCCTTTGCTGGGCATGCAGAAGGACGAGACGCTGACGGGGCTTGCACGGGGCTTTGCCTTTCGCATGGTCGAAAACCTGGGCGTTTTGACCCGGGCCACGGTCGCCCAGGAGGTCAAGGAGCTGGATCAGGAGGCGCGGGGCGCGCTGCGCAAGCATGGCATCCGGTTCGGGCAGTTCACGATCTTTATGCCGGCGCTGCTGAAACCCGCGCCCACAAGGCTGAGGCTGGTTCTTTGGTCGCTGGACCGGGGACTTGCAGAGTTCCCGGAGGCGCCGCCGCCGGGTCTGGTCACGATCCCGATCGAGCCGGGCGCGCCGGACGGTGCGGATACGATGGCCGGCTACCGCGCGGCGGGAGAGAGGGCGATCCGCATCGACATGCTGGAGCGGCTGGCCGACATGCTGCGGGCCGAGGACAGCCGGGGCGGGTTCGAGGCCAAACCGGACATGCTGTCGATCACCGGCATGACGCTGGAGCAATTCGCCGATCTGATGGGCGGTCTGGGCTATCGGGCCGAACGGGGAGAGCGGCCAAAGGTCAAGCCGGTCGATGCCGTGATCCCCGAGGCCCCGAATGCCGCCGAAAGCGCAGCCGATAAACCGGTGATGGACCAGGCCGAAACTGCGCCCGAAGGATTGGCCGTGGAGCCCGCCGAGACGCCGCCCCCCGCGGATGTGCCACCCGCCGCCGAAGCGCTGCCCGACACCGGCGAGGCGCAGCTTGCAACAGAGCCCGCGGACGCACAGGAGGTGCCTGCCGAGATCGCCGAGGCGCCGGCGGAAGAGGTGCCGACAGGTACTGCACCGGACGCGAAGCTCGCCGAGCCGGAGATTGAGGTCTTTTTCACCTTTACCTGGGGGCGCAATCGTCAGCAGCAGAACCGGCCCAAGGGGCAACGCGGGCGCGGCAAGCCGCAGGACAAGGCCGAAGGTGGCGGTCGGCGGGACCGCAGCAGCGGCGGCAAGCCTCCGCGTGGAAAGAAACCCGGCGGGCGCGGTGCGCAGCAGGGCGGGGCGAAGACATATGCCGCCCGGCCCCCCAAGCAGGACAAGAAAATCGATCCCGACAACCCCTTTGCCGCCGCGCTGATGGGGTTGAAGGACAAGACCTGA
- a CDS encoding tetratricopeptide repeat protein — MSLQRPFLKLIVAAFLLLVTFSLPLHAQEQRPAADLTDEAELLERLAGADKAEAAHLDRQLQALWRKSGSSAMDLLLRRGRDAIEVGDADAALEHLTALTDHAPDFAEGWHARASVYFEKEMYGPAVSDLERALFLNPNNYNAIFGLGTILETFEDYDRAFDAYQRALTIHPHHEDVLQAVERVKTKVDGQAL; from the coding sequence ATGAGCCTTCAGCGACCCTTTCTCAAACTTATCGTGGCGGCATTTCTGCTGTTAGTCACGTTTTCCTTACCTTTACACGCGCAAGAGCAAAGACCTGCCGCCGATCTGACCGATGAGGCGGAGCTTCTGGAGCGATTGGCGGGCGCCGACAAGGCCGAAGCGGCGCATCTGGACCGCCAGCTTCAGGCGCTTTGGCGCAAGAGCGGATCGTCGGCCATGGATCTGCTCCTGCGGCGCGGACGCGATGCCATCGAGGTGGGCGATGCGGATGCGGCGCTTGAACATCTGACGGCGCTGACCGATCACGCGCCCGACTTTGCCGAAGGCTGGCATGCCAGGGCATCGGTTTACTTCGAAAAGGAAATGTACGGCCCGGCGGTGAGTGATCTTGAGCGGGCGCTTTTTCTGAACCCCAACAATTACAATGCCATTTTCGGCCTTGGCACGATCCTCGAAACCTTCGAGGATTACGACCGCGCCTTTGACGCCTATCAGCGCGCGCTGACTATACATCCGCATCACGAGGACGTATTGCAGGCGGTGGAGCGGGTGAAAACCAAGGTGGACGGTCAGGCGCTCTAG